From uncultured Roseateles sp., the proteins below share one genomic window:
- a CDS encoding bile acid:sodium symporter produces the protein MSTQQLILSLVLATMVFSVALELKVDDFRRVAKMPRSVICGLIPQFLLLPVGTWAATLVLDLPANVEAAMILVAACPGGSLSNFVTHYGRGNTALSVSVSAVASVMALVLTPFNFGWMMATNPATAAWMREIALDPNDIWISLALMLAIPMALGLTLSHHKPALAERIRKPLGNFSLLALLAFIVLGLVAQRHLLNAAILPLLLIVVLHNASGLLFGWATSKAMGMSEPDKRAVMIEGGMQNSGLALGIIAVQFNADLGMVMIASLWGIWHIVSGMSLAIYWRRHDAGLAH, from the coding sequence GTGAGCACACAACAACTGATACTGAGCCTGGTACTGGCCACCATGGTGTTTTCAGTGGCGCTGGAGCTGAAGGTCGATGATTTCCGGCGCGTCGCGAAGATGCCCCGCAGCGTGATCTGCGGCCTGATTCCGCAGTTCCTGCTGCTGCCGGTGGGCACCTGGGCAGCCACCCTGGTGCTGGACCTGCCGGCGAACGTTGAGGCGGCCATGATCCTGGTCGCGGCCTGCCCGGGCGGCTCGCTGAGCAATTTCGTCACCCACTACGGGCGGGGCAACACGGCGCTGTCGGTCAGCGTTTCGGCCGTGGCCAGCGTGATGGCGTTGGTGCTGACCCCCTTCAACTTCGGCTGGATGATGGCCACCAACCCGGCCACGGCGGCCTGGATGCGCGAGATTGCGCTGGATCCGAACGACATCTGGATCAGCCTGGCGCTGATGCTGGCCATTCCGATGGCGCTGGGCCTCACCTTGAGCCATCACAAGCCGGCGTTGGCCGAGCGCATCCGCAAGCCGCTGGGCAACTTCAGCCTGCTGGCCCTGCTGGCCTTCATCGTGCTGGGGCTGGTGGCGCAGCGCCATCTGCTGAACGCCGCCATCCTGCCCCTGCTGCTGATCGTGGTGCTGCACAACGCCTCGGGCCTGCTGTTCGGCTGGGCGACGTCGAAGGCGATGGGCATGAGCGAACCCGACAAGCGCGCGGTGATGATCGAAGGCGGCATGCAGAACTCGGGCCTGGCCCTGGGCATCATCGCCGTGCAGTTCAATGCCGACCTGGGCATGGTGATGATTGCCAGCCTGTGGGGCATCTGGCACATCGTGTCGGGCATGAGCCTGGCGATCTACTGGAGGAGGCATGATGCTGGACTTGCTCATTGA
- a CDS encoding lysophospholipid acyltransferase family protein, with protein sequence MPAIRSLLFVLYMAVTVVPWALGVLLLSIFVRGNAIYWACAGWLKLVIWGAKVICGVKYRVTGMENVPAQADAKSAVVLLSKHLSTWETFAFPALMSHPLCYVFKRELLYIPFFGWAMSRMDMIHIDRSKRSQAWARVAEQGKRLMGQGNWVIMFPEGTRAPRGGKGEYKAGGTRLAIAVGVPVVPIAVSSAKCWPRKSFLLKPGLIDVVIGKPIPSAGRQPDELMREVEHWIEAEMRRIDPEAYLSTSHTGDAAAAH encoded by the coding sequence TTGCCTGCGATTCGTTCCCTGCTGTTCGTTCTGTACATGGCCGTCACCGTGGTGCCCTGGGCCCTGGGTGTGCTGCTGCTGTCGATCTTTGTGCGCGGCAACGCGATCTACTGGGCCTGCGCCGGCTGGCTGAAGTTGGTGATCTGGGGCGCCAAAGTGATCTGCGGCGTGAAGTACCGCGTCACCGGCATGGAAAACGTGCCAGCCCAGGCGGATGCCAAGTCGGCCGTGGTGCTGCTGTCCAAGCATCTGTCGACCTGGGAGACCTTTGCCTTCCCGGCGCTGATGTCGCACCCGCTGTGCTATGTGTTCAAGCGCGAGTTGCTCTACATCCCCTTCTTCGGCTGGGCGATGTCGCGCATGGACATGATCCACATCGACCGCAGCAAGCGCTCACAGGCCTGGGCCCGCGTGGCCGAGCAGGGCAAGCGACTGATGGGCCAGGGCAACTGGGTCATCATGTTCCCCGAGGGCACGCGGGCGCCGCGTGGTGGCAAGGGTGAATACAAGGCCGGCGGCACGCGGCTGGCAATCGCGGTTGGCGTGCCGGTGGTGCCTATCGCCGTCAGCTCGGCCAAGTGCTGGCCGCGCAAGAGCTTTCTGCTCAAGCCGGGATTGATCGATGTGGTCATCGGCAAGCCCATCCCCTCGGCGGGTCGCCAGCCCGACGAGCTGATGCGCGAGGTCGAGCACTGGATTGAGGCCGAGATGCGCCGCATCGACCCCGAGGCCTATCTGAGCACATCGCACACCGGCGACGCGGCTGCCGCTCACTGA
- a CDS encoding MerR family DNA-binding transcriptional regulator has product MSTETRASKEGANRTFTITELAAEFDVTPRAIRFYEDMGLLEPARAGRNRVYTHRDRTRLKLTLRGKRLGLSLQEIKQLVDMYDSSGDTTQQLKAFLAVLNAHREQLARQLEDIEITLAEITQHEERCRSLLSEAQRAERKARPAPKAAADSAA; this is encoded by the coding sequence ATGAGCACCGAAACCCGCGCGAGCAAAGAGGGTGCCAATCGCACCTTCACCATCACCGAGCTGGCGGCCGAGTTCGACGTCACGCCGCGGGCCATCCGGTTTTACGAGGACATGGGCCTGCTGGAGCCGGCCCGTGCCGGCCGCAACCGCGTCTACACCCATCGCGACCGCACCCGGCTGAAGCTGACCCTGCGCGGCAAGCGCCTGGGCCTGAGCCTGCAGGAGATCAAGCAGCTGGTCGATATGTACGACTCGTCCGGCGACACCACCCAGCAGCTGAAGGCCTTTCTGGCCGTGCTCAATGCCCATCGCGAGCAGCTGGCGCGTCAGCTGGAAGACATCGAGATCACGCTGGCCGAGATCACACAGCATGAGGAGCGCTGCAGGAGCCTGCTGAGCGAGGCCCAGCGTGCCGAGCGCAAGGCCAGGCCGGCGCCCAAGGCCGCGGCGGATTCCGCCGCCTGA
- the glyQ gene encoding glycine--tRNA ligase subunit alpha codes for MLTFQQIILKLQDYWDQQGCALLQPYDMEVGAGTSHTATFLRAIGPEPWKAAYVQPSRRPKDGRYGENPNRLQHYYQYQVVLKPAPANILELYLGSLEALGFDLKKNDVRFVEDDWENPTLGCWGLGWEVWLNGMEVTQFTYFQQVGGLDCKPITGEITYGLERLAMYLQGVESVYDLVYAPGISYGDVYHQNEVEQSTYNFEHSDVDFLLGAFASHETQSKYLMEQNLALPAYEQLLKAAHSFNMLDARGAISVTERAAYIGRIRDIARKVAKSYFDSRARLGFPMAQKERADEVLALILKNEKKAA; via the coding sequence ATGCTGACCTTCCAGCAAATCATCCTGAAATTGCAAGACTATTGGGACCAGCAGGGCTGCGCCCTGCTGCAGCCCTACGACATGGAAGTCGGCGCGGGCACCAGCCACACCGCCACCTTTCTGCGCGCCATCGGCCCCGAGCCCTGGAAGGCCGCCTATGTGCAGCCCAGCCGCCGGCCCAAGGATGGTCGCTATGGCGAAAATCCGAACCGGCTGCAGCACTACTACCAGTATCAGGTCGTGCTCAAGCCGGCGCCAGCCAACATCCTGGAGCTGTATCTGGGTTCGCTGGAGGCGCTGGGCTTCGACCTGAAGAAGAACGATGTGCGCTTCGTCGAGGACGATTGGGAGAATCCGACCCTGGGCTGCTGGGGCCTCGGTTGGGAGGTCTGGCTCAATGGCATGGAGGTGACCCAGTTCACCTACTTCCAGCAGGTCGGCGGCCTGGACTGCAAGCCCATCACCGGCGAGATCACCTATGGCCTGGAGCGTCTGGCCATGTATCTGCAGGGCGTCGAGAGTGTCTACGACCTGGTCTACGCGCCGGGCATCAGCTATGGCGACGTCTACCACCAGAACGAGGTCGAGCAGAGCACCTACAACTTCGAACACTCGGATGTGGACTTTTTGCTCGGCGCCTTCGCCAGCCATGAGACCCAGTCCAAGTACCTGATGGAGCAAAACCTGGCCCTGCCGGCCTACGAGCAGCTGCTCAAGGCCGCGCACAGCTTCAATATGCTGGACGCCCGCGGCGCCATCAGCGTGACCGAACGCGCCGCCTACATCGGCCGCATCCGCGACATCGCCCGCAAGGTCGCCAAGAGCTATTTCGACAGCCGCGCGCGGCTCGGTTTCCCGATGGCGCAGAAAGAGCGTGCCGACGAGGTGCTGGCCTTGATACTGAAGAACGAGAAGAAGGCAGCCTGA
- the gmhB gene encoding D-glycero-beta-D-manno-heptose 1,7-bisphosphate 7-phosphatase: MRIDHAHAIKLVILGRDGTINEFRDDHVKAPEELLPIPGALEAVARLNHAGWHTVLATNQPGIGRGLLDMASLNTVHLRLNQMLAEKGGRIDAAFFCPHTPEEGCACRKPLPGLIEQIGERFGVDLSHVHMVGASLRDLQTAKAAGCVPHLVRTGKLAGLSDEQVAEQLALVPGAQVHDDLAAFADDLIQRERRARADARGEALAPSTAPGALS; the protein is encoded by the coding sequence ATGCGCATAGACCATGCCCACGCCATCAAGCTCGTGATCCTCGGGCGCGATGGCACGATCAACGAGTTCCGTGACGACCACGTCAAGGCACCCGAGGAGTTGTTGCCCATCCCCGGTGCGCTGGAGGCGGTGGCGCGGCTCAACCATGCCGGCTGGCACACGGTGCTGGCCACCAACCAGCCCGGCATCGGCCGCGGCCTGCTGGACATGGCCTCGCTGAACACCGTGCATCTGCGCCTGAACCAGATGCTGGCCGAGAAGGGCGGGCGTATCGACGCCGCCTTCTTCTGCCCGCACACGCCGGAAGAGGGCTGCGCCTGCCGCAAGCCGCTGCCGGGCCTGATCGAGCAGATCGGCGAGCGTTTCGGTGTTGATCTGAGCCATGTGCACATGGTCGGCGCCAGCCTGCGTGACCTGCAGACGGCCAAGGCAGCTGGCTGCGTGCCGCATCTGGTGCGTACCGGCAAGCTGGCCGGCCTCAGTGACGAGCAGGTGGCCGAGCAACTGGCCCTGGTGCCGGGCGCCCAGGTGCATGACGACCTGGCCGCCTTTGCCGATGATTTGATCCAACGCGAACGCCGCGCCCGGGCCGACGCTCGCGGCGAGGCGCTGGCGCCCAGTACCGCTCCCGGAGCCCTGAGTTGA
- a CDS encoding SprT family zinc-dependent metalloprotease — MQPAATVTAQLSLFDMDMHPVQSSPPAPLPFPGPKTAAPAKPEVPPNYRHPRAHHEVRLGEHLVGYELRRAKRRSIGFTIDEEGLRVSAPKWVPLGDINQALQSKHAWILRKLHEQRERARRLQSARVEWRDGVSVPYLGEAMVVVLDPRAAGAPGAARLSAGDDGRQTGLVSGLTLHVGLPHTATPEQIRDIVQSWLQRQARQLFLQRCQHFAAQLGVRMTKLSLSSAQTRWGSASADGSIRLNWRLIHFAQATIDYVVAHELAHLREMNHSPRFWDVVRSVVPDYQQLRGSLKREHAPILD, encoded by the coding sequence ATGCAGCCCGCCGCGACCGTCACCGCACAGCTCTCGCTCTTCGATATGGACATGCACCCGGTGCAGAGCTCGCCGCCCGCGCCGCTGCCGTTCCCCGGGCCCAAGACCGCCGCGCCGGCCAAGCCCGAGGTGCCGCCCAACTACCGCCATCCGCGGGCCCATCACGAGGTGCGCCTCGGTGAGCACCTGGTCGGTTACGAGCTGCGGCGCGCCAAGCGTCGCAGCATAGGCTTCACGATAGACGAGGAAGGCCTGCGCGTCAGCGCGCCCAAATGGGTGCCGCTGGGCGATATCAACCAGGCTCTGCAGTCCAAGCACGCCTGGATCCTGCGCAAGCTGCACGAGCAGCGCGAGCGGGCCAGGCGCCTGCAGTCGGCCCGCGTCGAATGGCGCGACGGCGTCAGCGTTCCCTATCTGGGCGAGGCCATGGTGGTGGTGCTGGATCCGCGGGCTGCCGGTGCGCCGGGGGCGGCGCGGCTCAGTGCGGGCGATGATGGCCGGCAGACCGGGCTGGTCTCGGGCCTGACCCTGCATGTGGGCCTGCCCCATACCGCCACGCCCGAGCAGATCCGCGACATCGTGCAGAGCTGGCTGCAGCGCCAGGCGCGCCAGCTGTTCCTGCAGCGCTGCCAGCATTTTGCGGCGCAGTTGGGCGTGCGCATGACCAAGCTGTCGCTGAGCTCGGCGCAGACCCGCTGGGGCAGCGCCAGCGCCGATGGCTCGATACGGCTGAACTGGCGGCTGATCCACTTTGCCCAGGCCACCATCGACTATGTCGTGGCCCATGAGCTGGCGCATCTGCGCGAGATGAACCACAGCCCGCGCTTCTGGGATGTGGTGCGCTCGGTGGTGCCCGACTACCAGCAGCTGCGCGGCTCGCTGAAGCGCGAGCACGCGCCCATACTCGATTGA
- a CDS encoding MBL fold metallo-hydrolase has protein sequence MANLKESELHYPLGDALPAPGEVLELAPGVRWLRMGLPFALDHINLWLLRDELDGNAGWSIVDCGVSNDATRAAWEQVFANHLDGLPVLRVIVTHFHPDHMGLAHWLTERWGCRLWISATDYNVGRMASQSTVGMGGEAAARFFGSHGLTDPDSLEKIRGRASYYPSMVPAVPSSFRRLMDGLQVRIGGHDWRCIAGYGHAPEHMALYSQHHKILISGDMVLPRISTNVSVVDVEPEADPLSLYLTSISRLGELPADTLVLPSHGKPFTGMHQRIAQLHEHHEERLAEVLEACKSAPRCAAELLDLLFKRKLDLHQTTFAMGESVAHLHTLWLAGLVKRRRDQDGIIRFGL, from the coding sequence ATGGCCAATCTCAAAGAGTCGGAATTGCACTACCCCCTGGGCGACGCCCTGCCCGCCCCCGGCGAGGTGCTGGAGCTGGCGCCCGGCGTGCGCTGGCTGCGCATGGGCCTGCCGTTTGCGCTGGACCACATCAATCTCTGGCTGCTGCGTGATGAGCTGGATGGCAACGCCGGCTGGTCCATCGTCGACTGCGGCGTCAGCAATGACGCGACCCGCGCCGCCTGGGAGCAGGTGTTTGCCAACCACCTCGACGGCCTGCCGGTGCTGCGCGTCATCGTCACCCACTTCCACCCCGACCACATGGGCCTGGCGCACTGGCTGACCGAGCGCTGGGGCTGCCGCCTGTGGATCAGCGCCACCGATTACAACGTCGGCCGCATGGCCAGCCAGAGCACGGTGGGCATGGGCGGTGAAGCAGCGGCGCGCTTCTTCGGCAGCCACGGCCTGACCGACCCCGACTCGCTGGAGAAGATTCGCGGCCGCGCCAGCTATTACCCGAGCATGGTGCCGGCCGTGCCCTCGAGCTTCCGGCGGCTGATGGACGGGCTGCAGGTCCGCATCGGCGGCCATGACTGGCGCTGCATTGCCGGCTATGGCCATGCGCCCGAGCACATGGCGCTGTATTCGCAGCATCACAAGATCCTGATCTCCGGCGATATGGTGCTGCCGCGCATCTCGACCAATGTCAGCGTCGTCGATGTGGAGCCCGAGGCGGATCCGCTGTCCCTCTATCTGACCTCGATCAGCCGCCTCGGCGAGCTGCCGGCCGACACCCTGGTGCTGCCCTCGCATGGCAAGCCCTTCACCGGCATGCACCAGCGCATTGCGCAGCTGCACGAGCACCATGAGGAACGCCTGGCCGAGGTGCTGGAGGCCTGCAAGAGCGCGCCGCGCTGCGCCGCCGAGCTGCTGGACCTGCTGTTCAAGCGCAAGCTGGACCTGCACCAGACCACCTTTGCGATGGGCGAGTCGGTCGCCCATCTGCACACGCTGTGGCTGGCCGGCCTGGTCAAGCGCCGGCGGGATCAGGACGGCATCATCCGCTTCGGCTTGTAA
- the glyS gene encoding glycine--tRNA ligase subunit beta, translated as MSIQNLLVELFVEELPPKALKKLGESFVEGIVMSLVQQGLVDRNESARAQGFASPRRLGVIVPNVLSRAADRQVSQKLMPVAVALDASGNATPALLKKLAALGADASAVPNLKRAPDGKAEALFLDSMVAGAALAEGLQKALDESLAKLPIPKLMTYQLGDGWSDVKFVRPAHGLVALHGSEVVAISALGLTAGRNTTGHRFEASVSPIVLSDADSYAKQLAEQGAVIASFDARRAEIVRQLQAAAAPLGLTPIDDEALLDEVTALVERPNVLLCQFEPEFLGVPQECLILTMKANQKYFPLLDTKGRLTHQFLIVSNISPADASAVVQGNERVVRPRLSDAKFFFDQDRKKTLESRVSGLDKVVYHGRLGTQGERSERVRLIAHAIVNQLRMATVPYTAEAKDEFEVLDSKAQQAARLAKTDLLTDMVGEFPELQGIMGGYYARHEGLRDGVAIAIEDHYKPRFAGDALPRNHTGTVVALADKLETLVGLFGIGQLPTGDKDPFALRRHALGVIRILVEKNLPLDLATLVESALPAFGELISNPAEALLVFMQDRLAVTLRDQGYSAQEVDAVLALAPQRLGDVPRRLEAVRAFAALPEAASLAAANKRVSNILKKVEGALPSAVDAGLLKEAAEQQLNAALVQIRPQADSLFEQHDYAASLRALAALKTPVDAFFDGVMVNAEDPALRANRLGLLKNLHEAMNRVADLSRLAS; from the coding sequence ATGAGCATTCAAAACCTGCTGGTCGAACTGTTTGTCGAAGAGTTGCCTCCGAAGGCGCTGAAGAAGCTGGGCGAGTCGTTTGTGGAGGGCATCGTGATGAGCCTGGTGCAGCAAGGGCTCGTTGATCGAAACGAGAGCGCGCGTGCGCAGGGCTTTGCGTCGCCCCGCCGACTGGGTGTCATTGTGCCCAACGTCCTTTCGAGAGCTGCTGATCGGCAGGTTTCGCAAAAACTGATGCCGGTGGCCGTGGCGCTAGACGCCAGCGGCAATGCCACGCCGGCCCTGCTGAAGAAGCTGGCCGCGCTGGGGGCCGACGCCTCTGCCGTGCCGAATCTGAAGCGCGCGCCCGATGGCAAGGCCGAGGCGCTGTTCCTCGACTCCATGGTGGCCGGCGCCGCCTTGGCCGAGGGCCTGCAGAAGGCCTTGGATGAATCCTTGGCCAAGCTGCCGATTCCTAAGTTGATGACCTACCAGCTCGGCGATGGCTGGAGCGACGTCAAGTTCGTGCGCCCGGCCCATGGCCTGGTGGCCCTGCATGGCAGCGAGGTCGTCGCGATCTCGGCCCTGGGCCTGACCGCCGGCCGCAACACCACCGGCCACCGCTTCGAGGCCAGCGTCTCGCCCATCGTGCTGAGCGATGCCGACAGCTATGCCAAGCAGCTGGCCGAGCAGGGCGCCGTGATCGCCAGTTTCGATGCCCGCCGCGCCGAGATCGTGCGCCAGCTGCAGGCCGCGGCCGCGCCGCTGGGCCTGACGCCCATCGACGACGAGGCCCTGCTGGACGAGGTCACGGCCCTGGTCGAGCGCCCCAATGTGCTGCTGTGCCAGTTCGAGCCCGAGTTCCTGGGCGTGCCGCAGGAATGCCTGATCCTGACGATGAAGGCCAACCAGAAGTACTTCCCGCTGCTGGACACCAAGGGCCGGCTGACCCACCAGTTCCTGATCGTCAGCAATATCAGCCCGGCCGACGCCAGCGCCGTGGTCCAGGGCAATGAGCGCGTCGTGCGGCCCCGCCTGTCCGACGCCAAGTTCTTCTTCGACCAGGACCGCAAGAAGACCCTGGAGTCACGGGTGTCAGGTCTTGACAAGGTGGTCTACCACGGCCGCTTAGGCACGCAGGGCGAGCGCAGCGAGCGCGTCAGGCTGATCGCCCATGCCATCGTCAACCAGCTGCGCATGGCCACCGTGCCCTACACGGCGGAGGCCAAGGACGAGTTCGAGGTGCTGGACTCCAAGGCCCAGCAGGCCGCTCGCCTGGCCAAGACCGATCTGCTGACCGATATGGTGGGCGAGTTCCCGGAGCTGCAGGGCATCATGGGTGGCTACTACGCCCGCCACGAAGGCCTGCGCGACGGCGTGGCGATTGCCATCGAAGACCACTACAAGCCCCGCTTTGCCGGCGATGCGCTGCCACGCAACCACACCGGCACCGTGGTGGCCCTGGCCGACAAGCTGGAGACCCTGGTCGGCCTGTTCGGCATCGGCCAGCTGCCCACCGGCGACAAGGATCCGTTCGCGCTGCGCCGCCATGCGCTGGGCGTGATACGCATCCTGGTCGAGAAGAACCTGCCGCTGGACCTGGCGACCCTGGTCGAATCGGCCCTGCCGGCCTTCGGTGAGCTGATCAGCAACCCGGCCGAGGCCCTGCTGGTCTTCATGCAGGATCGGCTGGCGGTGACCTTGCGCGACCAGGGCTATAGCGCCCAGGAGGTGGACGCCGTGCTGGCCCTGGCGCCGCAACGCCTGGGCGATGTGCCGCGCCGCCTGGAGGCCGTGCGTGCCTTCGCGGCGCTGCCTGAGGCGGCCTCGCTGGCCGCGGCCAACAAGCGCGTCTCCAACATCCTGAAGAAGGTCGAAGGCGCGCTGCCCTCGGCTGTTGATGCCGGTCTGCTGAAAGAGGCGGCCGAGCAGCAGCTGAATGCCGCGCTGGTGCAGATACGCCCGCAGGCCGACAGCCTGTTCGAGCAGCACGACTACGCGGCCTCGCTGCGCGCACTGGCGGCGCTGAAGACCCCGGTCGATGCCTTCTTCGACGGCGTGATGGTCAACGCCGAAGACCCGGCGCTGCGCGCCAATCGCCTGGGCCTGCTGAAGAACCTGCACGAGGCGATGAACCGCGTGGCCGATCTGTCAAGATTGGCCTCTTGA
- a CDS encoding amidohydrolase family protein, producing MLDLLIEGATVVDGTGAPAFVADVGVRDGLIVAVGKLNEPAAETVQAHGAWLTPGFVDIHTHYDGQASWDETFSPSIHHGVTTVVMGNCGVGFAPLRSGEQQRLISLMQGVEDIPGVALAEGIDFCWQSFPQYMDALAAQPRSLDYLVQVPHDPLRMFVMGERAVAQQAATDADIAQMRTLLREALQAGAVGFSTGRSDNHRTAEGQETPASEASAAELIGLAQAFEGLQHGVVQMVSDFDLLRGAERFDAEFELLEQLATASGRKLSMTWLQRDPGGEQYKAIAARVEAAVARGLPLYLQTAARGIGVINGLDASFHPFMGFPGYKEVAHLPLAERAAALREPARKARILSEKSDRLAGDGTAIPPLVDILLARIELISGRMFPLSSTEGVEPDYEPTVMQSFLVRAKQRGCTALEALYDHLAEGDGGKLIYFPIFNYNQGSLDAVRQMLDHPRALLGLSDAGAHVGTVCDASFSTFMLTHWVRDRAKDRLPLETVVQMLTQRNAEYLGLNDRGRIAVGLRADLNLIDPASLSVGVPRLVRDLPAGGQRFLQKAKGYRATWVAGRCVQRDGEITAERPGKLVRMGI from the coding sequence ATGCTGGACTTGCTCATTGAGGGCGCCACCGTGGTTGACGGTACGGGCGCGCCGGCCTTTGTTGCCGACGTCGGCGTACGCGATGGCCTGATCGTGGCGGTAGGCAAGCTCAACGAGCCCGCGGCCGAGACCGTGCAGGCCCATGGCGCCTGGCTGACGCCGGGCTTCGTCGACATCCACACCCATTACGACGGCCAGGCCAGCTGGGACGAGACCTTCTCGCCCAGCATCCACCATGGCGTGACCACGGTCGTGATGGGCAACTGCGGCGTCGGCTTCGCGCCACTGCGCAGCGGCGAGCAGCAGCGGCTGATCAGCCTGATGCAGGGGGTGGAAGACATCCCCGGCGTGGCGCTGGCCGAGGGCATCGATTTCTGCTGGCAGAGCTTCCCTCAGTACATGGATGCGCTGGCCGCCCAACCACGCAGCCTCGACTATCTGGTCCAGGTGCCCCATGACCCGCTGCGCATGTTCGTGATGGGCGAGCGCGCCGTGGCACAGCAGGCGGCGACCGATGCCGACATTGCGCAGATGCGCACCCTGCTGCGCGAGGCGCTGCAAGCGGGCGCCGTTGGCTTCTCGACCGGCCGCAGCGACAACCATCGCACCGCCGAGGGCCAAGAAACGCCGGCCTCCGAGGCCAGCGCCGCCGAGCTGATCGGCCTGGCCCAGGCCTTCGAGGGCCTGCAGCATGGCGTGGTGCAGATGGTCAGCGATTTCGATCTGCTCAGAGGCGCGGAGCGCTTCGATGCCGAGTTCGAGCTGCTGGAGCAGTTGGCGACAGCCAGCGGCAGGAAGCTGTCGATGACCTGGCTGCAACGCGACCCCGGCGGCGAGCAGTACAAGGCGATTGCCGCCCGCGTCGAGGCGGCCGTGGCCCGGGGCCTGCCGCTGTATCTGCAGACGGCTGCGCGCGGCATCGGCGTGATCAACGGGCTGGACGCGAGCTTTCATCCCTTCATGGGCTTCCCCGGCTACAAGGAAGTGGCGCATCTGCCGCTGGCGGAGCGCGCCGCCGCGCTGCGCGAGCCAGCGCGCAAGGCCCGCATCCTGAGCGAGAAGTCGGACCGCCTGGCCGGCGACGGCACGGCCATCCCGCCGCTGGTGGACATACTCCTGGCCCGCATCGAGCTGATCAGCGGCCGCATGTTCCCGCTGTCATCGACCGAAGGCGTCGAGCCCGACTACGAGCCGACGGTGATGCAGAGCTTTCTGGTCCGCGCCAAGCAGCGCGGCTGCACGGCACTGGAAGCGCTGTACGACCATCTGGCCGAGGGCGATGGCGGCAAGCTGATCTATTTCCCCATCTTCAACTACAACCAGGGCTCGCTGGATGCGGTGCGGCAGATGCTGGACCACCCCCGCGCGCTGCTGGGCTTGAGCGACGCCGGCGCCCATGTGGGCACGGTCTGCGACGCCAGCTTCAGCACTTTCATGCTCACGCACTGGGTGCGTGACCGCGCCAAGGACCGCCTGCCGCTGGAGACCGTGGTGCAGATGCTGACGCAGCGCAATGCCGAGTACCTGGGCCTGAATGACCGCGGCCGCATTGCCGTCGGCCTGCGCGCCGACCTGAATCTGATTGACCCCGCGTCGCTATCGGTCGGTGTGCCACGCCTGGTGCGCGATCTGCCGGCCGGCGGCCAGCGCTTTCTGCAAAAAGCCAAGGGCTATCGCGCCACCTGGGTGGCGGGGCGTTGCGTGCAGCGGGATGGTGAAATCACCGCGGAACGCCCGGGCAAGCTGGTCAGGATGGGAATCTAG